The stretch of DNA TTGCCCTCGGCGTCGAGATTCATCTCGCACACCATGCACAGGCGGTCGACCTTCGGGTTCAGGGAGCACAGGCCGTTGGAGATGGCCTCTGGCAGCATGGGCACCACATAGTCCGGGAAATACACCGAGTTGCCACGCTTGCGCCCCTCAACATCCAGCGCGCTGCTGCACGGAACGTAATGGGACACATCGGCAATCGCGACGGACAGACGCCAGCCGCCGCCTTTGCGCTTCTCACACAGCACCGCGTCGTCAAAGTCCCGGGCGTCGGCGCCATCAATGGTGACAAATGGCAGGTGGCGAATATCGACCCGGTGCTGCTTGTCTTTTTCCTGCACGGTGTCGGACAGCGCTTCGGCTTCGCTCAGCGCCTCGGCGGGCCACTCGCTGGGAATGCCGTGAGACTGGATGGCCAGCTCGATCTCCATCCCGGGTGCCATATGGTCACCCAGCACCTGGATGACCTTACCGGTCGCCGGGCGTTTCTTATCCGGCTGCTGGGTAATGGCCACCACCACGATCTGACCGGACTTGGCGTCGCCTTCGGCGCCGGGCGGAATCAGAATGTCGTGGGTAATTCGCTGATTTTCCGGCGAAACGAACTGCACCCCGTCCTCGCGAAAGAGGCGACCGGCCAGCTGTTCCGTGTTGCGCGAGAGGACTTCAACAATGGCGGCCTCATCCTTGCCCCGGTAGGAGCCAGTGACACGGACCAGCACTTCGTCGCCATCGAACACCCGGCGCATCTGCCGGTTGTGTAAATAGAGGTCATTGCCGCCCTTGGCGGGAATCACGAAGCCGTAGCCGTCTTTATGACCCTGGACGCGGCCACGGATCACATCAATTTTGTCCAGCCGGGCGAAGGCGCCGCGGCGGTTGCTGACCAGCTGCCCGTCGCGCGCCATGGCGATCAGGCGCCGGCGTACGGCTTCAACCTGGTCTTCGTCGCGAAGATCGAGCATCTCGCAGACTTCGGGGTGGGTCACCGGGCCCGGGGCGTCTTCCAGCAATTGCAGAATGAATTCGCGGCTGGGCACGGGGTTATCGTATTTCTGTGCTTCTCGCTCAGCGTAGGGGTCGTGCTTCGGGTGTTTCTCTTTGCTCAAAACGGATATCCTGTAACGGAAAATGAATGCCCCTTGTGAGGGCCAATAGTAAGTCGCCTACGGATGATATGGACGGAAGCCTGAGAGGTTTCAAGGCCGAGGTAGGCGCAGAAAGAGCCCTTTTGGGGGCAATTGGTTGACTGTTTGCCGACATTATAGGCCAGTTAGGCCCATAAACCCATGGATGAGTTCAGTTTAGCCCAAAAAAATTTAATTTCCTGACATCCGAACCGTTGACAAGGCCCATATCTGACATTATAGTTCGCGTCCTCGGCTGATGACACGCCGAGCGAATCACCTGCCCAGGTGGTGAAATTGGTAGACACGCTAGCTTCAGGTGCTAGTGACCTTACGGTCGTGGAGGTTCAAGTCCTCTCCTGGGCACCATATAGAAGAAGGCAGATCCGAAAGGATCTGCCTTTTTTATTGCCAGTCGAGGACTCCGTCCTCCGCCGCTTCGCGCATCCATGCGCTCTCGCGGCTCCCATACATCCTGTATGGGTCCCGGGCACCATCTTAAAGAACCGAGCCGAATGGCTCGGTTTTTTTATGCCCACTCGAGGACCAAGGTCCTCTAGTTCTCCGCGTGCTGTGTGACTGTCGGATTACGGCCGCTGGCCTAATCCGACCTACTGGGCTGCTGGGTGGTTTTCATTCTACGAGTAGGTCGGATTAGCCCCGCAGGGGCGTAATCCGACATTGCGCCGTCAGTACTTACTGCAGATTGAAGTACAAGGTGGGGGCTAGTTTCGGGTCGTCCGCCTGACTGTCGTAGAAGGTGGCCTCCAAAGCGCCGAGCGGACGGATCAGCAGCCCCTTGGTGGTGCCATCCAGCAGACGCTGCATGACTGGTCGTGATAGGGTTATGTGGGTTTTTCCTCCGCGCTCCGCGGCCGGCTCTACGTCAAACACCATCTGGCCGTTGACCAGGGTCTCCAACGGTTCTTCGCGCGCGAACCCCTGAAAGGTGAGTTCTTTCTGATCCCATTGCTCCGGGCCGCCCATGACTTCGAACACCCGGATTTTATCGAACTCGACGCCCAGGTCTTCCTCATAGGCGGCGACGTAGTTCCCTCCCTTCTGCACCGACTGGGTGGTAAGCTCCAATACGCCCGCCCCGTCGGCTTCAGCGTTTTTTAATGCCGACAGATCCCAGCGCAGCAACACCCACTGGTCGGCGCTGACCGTCAACACGGGGACCTTCGTTCCTTTCTCCTCTGTATGCCAACCATCAAAGTTGACCATCGGGTAATCCCGGTTCAGGACAACGTCATGATCAGCGGGGCGGTGCTGGGTGAAGGTATCCAGTGCCGGGATGGGCGGATGGTACACCAGCGGTTCCCCCACATCCGCCTCGGCACCGGCCGCCCGCACGACGTCCGCACGGTAGTAGTCCACGTCCACATGGTACTGGCCGAGGCCCCAGTCAGTGGCGCTGAGCTGGACATTCAGGTCGTCGCCCGGCACGGCATCCAGCCCTTCAGTAGTCATGCTGATGGTGTGCCACTCGGTGGTATTCGGAATGTCGTATTCCCGCAGGTGTTGATGAAAATCCGTGGTGCGTTGGGTATTGATCATGAAGTTCACCCGCCGCGGCGCATCACTGACGCGGATACGCGCCTCAATGCGCAGCTCGTAGTCGGGGCTGGCGAGTTTCTCCATACCCAGATGCGGTGCGACATTGCGTTTGATGATGGACCACCAGACGTTGTGTTGGTCATCAGTGGCATCAATTTCCATGCGTGCATGGCCGTCGAGCGGCACTAAGTTCAGGCGCGCGTCACCGTCGCCGGTGAAGTACTGCCAGTCGGGGTGTATTTCATTACCCTCAAAGTGATCGACGAATTGGGCGTGGGCCGCCGGGCCCAATAGAGTGACAAATAATATGGAAAGGGGAGCGAGGGATTTCATGATGGCCTTTTGCTGTTATTGGTGAGATTAAAAGTTGTCGGATTACGCCCCTGCGGGGCGAATCCGACCTACTCGGTGTTGGCGGGCGCTGCGCAGTGTTTGGCGATAAATTCCGAGTGCATGGGCATGTATTCCACGGATTTGTTGATCACATTGCGAATACTCTCCAGGCGTCGGGCAATTTCATCTTTCGACAGAGTATCTACAATCGGGTGGTAGCCTTCCGCCTTCAGGCCCTGACCGTGCATCACCTCCAGCCAACTGGTCTCGTTGAACAGTTCTTCATTGGTGCGGAAGATGCGACCGTTTTTCCGATAGTGATTCATTTTCTGTTTCAGGGTATCGGGTACATCCATGGTCCGACAGTAATTCCAGAACTCGGAGTCGTCGCGCTGGGTTACGTGATAGTGGGCGATCAGGAAGTCCCGGATGCGGGTATATTCGAAATCCACCTGGCGGTTGTATTCGTCGATATCTTCCTGATCAAAATTCCGGTTTGGAAACAGGCTCATCAATTTGGCGATCCCGGACTGCACCAGATGAATGCTGGTGGACTCCAACGGCTCCATAAAACCACTGGCCAGCCCCAGTGCCACACAGTTTTTATTCCAGAATTTCAAGCGTTTTCCGGTGGTGAAGCGAATGAACTTCGGATCCGCCAGGGGCTCACCATCCAGGTTCTTCAACAGGGTATCCGCCGCTTCATCGTCACTGATAAATTGACTGCAATAAACATGGCCGTTGCCGGTGCGATGCTGCAGGGGAATTCGCCACTGCCAGCCCGCCGAATGAGCGGTGGAGCGAGTATAGGGCACCGGCTCCGCCACTTTAGCGCATGGGACGGCCACCGCGCGATCGCAGGGCAGCCAGCGCGACCACTTCTCGTAGCCTGTTTTCAGCGCCTGCTCTATCAGCAGCCCTCTGAAGCCGGAGCAATCGATAAACAGATCGGCTTCCAGGGTTTCACCGTCATCCAGGGTAATTGATTCGATAAACCCGTCATCCGGACGGAGCGATACCCGCTCGATTTTGCCTTCCCGACGACGCACTCCGCGTTCCATGGCGTAGTCTCGCAGGAACATGGCGTAGCGGGCCGCATCAAAGTGAAATGCATAGGCAATGCGGGATAAGGGCGAATTCCCTGCGTCCACCGGACGCATGAACCGCCCCTGTTCGACCGCCTGACAGTTCAGCGTGTAGGCGTCGATATTGGGGGCTTCGCCGGCCTGGAACAGTTTTAGCCAGTAGTGGTAAAACTGCACGCCCTCCATATCCTTGCCGACTTCACCAAACGCATGAAGGTACCGCTCGCCGATGTGCCCCCAGTTGACGAACTGAATCCCCAACTTAAAGGTTCCCTGGGTGCGTCGGATGAATTCATTCTCATCCAGGCCGAGCATCTGGTTGAACAGCTGAATCTGGGGGATGGTCGCTTCCCCTACGCCGACCGTGCCGATCGAGTCCGACTCCACCAATTGGATGTCGCAGTACTGGTTCTTCAGAACCTTGGCCATTGCCGCTGCGGCCATCCAGCCGGCGGTGCCACCACCAACGATCATCACTTTACGAACACGGTTGTCCATCGTCATTACCTCTGTCAATCACACCACTGCCGGGCAGTGGTGTTGAATCACCTGTTTCAGGGTCGGCATGCGTTCGGCCGCCGACACCAGTGTGTCATAGATACGTTGATGCTTGCGCCGCAGGTCTTCCGGCGACGCTTCCGCAAGCAGATTGTCCGCCGAGGCGGAACGCCAGCCCAGCCCGATCAGCAATGCCAACTGGGTTTCATCCGGCAGGGGCTCCTGATCCCGGCGCCAGAGCCGGCCAAAGGATTCAAACACCTGAAGGCGCCAGCGCAGCGATTCGGTCACCGCCTCTGATCGGGGGTCACCAGCGAGGATCAGCAATTCGTGCAGTTCCCGCCAGCTTTCAAACAGCGCCCGGTCCCGTCGGTTGAATTCGCTACGAAGCGCGGGCCGGCCGGCCGCATCCGGCAACAGCTCAAGCCATAGCAGGAGTGACTGACAGGCACGATGCCACTCCGAACAGAGTAGCTCCCCGGGCTGTCCCGCCGCCCGGCCCAGGGCCAGGCAGTTATGCCGCCAGGGCGTTTCGCGCTGCCCCCACTGCAGCGGATATTTCACCCAATCGCAGTCTTGGGATTGCATTTTTGCTGTGGCTTGCTCGGCAGTCTCACCCGGCGATACCCATCGCTCCACGACCCCGCTTTGCTGAGTATCTACCGCGCGCTGCCAGCCCCAAACCTGTTGAGTCAATGTACTGTAGGGCATCCAGTCCAAGGTTGTTCCACCCCGGCCCACCCAGTGGTACGACCACAGAGCGGACGCCTCCTCCAATGGCACGCCCAAACCCTGCCCAATCAGTAACGCCTCGTCGCCCGTCGCGTCCAGGTAAAAATCGCCCTGCACCGACTCGTCATCATCCAGGCGTAAACGCTGAATGCCGAACTGCGGATCCGCTTCGACGCTCAACCGGGTGCAGCGTACCGCAGACACGCCCAGAGAATCCGCATACTCGGCCAACAGCGTTCGCATTGCGCCTTTGTCGAGGTTCATCCCGTAGCGCAGTGTGGATTTGACCGAGCGAGGATCATTGACCGGGAAATCAAACCGCCCCCGTCGCGCCGCCTGGGTAGCCAGGAAATGCTCATTAAAACGGGCCTGCTTGTCCGGGGCGCAGGCCCGGAAAAACTCATGCTCGAAACTGGCCGGCGCGGCCGGGATTCCATGGCGGCCATAGGGCATGAAGAATTCGCCCTTGGTCCCCTGGCCCAAGACTCCGAGAGAAAACAGTCCCTGGGCGCGAACCATCAGGTCCCGTTCCGGCAACCCGACCATCGCCAGCCACTCCAGAAAAGGCGGCTGAGCGACTTCCACGGGTGAAACATCGTCTTCGCCCGTGCGAATCCAGGTCACACGAGCGCCATAGCGGGAGAGAAACCGTGCCAGTGTCACCACCGTCCCGGCGGCGACCAGTCCGTTACCCACGACCACAAGGTGCTCCAGGTTGGCTTTATCCATAGCGGCCTCCGTATAGACTCATGGGAGCCGCCGCACTGGGTGCAACACCTCCACGGGCCAACACCTCCCGATGCAGAGGCAGGGCCTGGGCAGTGCGATTCAGGTGGTTCGCCAACTGCTCCAGCGGCCCCTTGAGCGAGGCAACCGGTTGCTGGGCGACCCGAGGGTCAATCGCCTCGGGATTCAGTCCCTGCCCCAGATAAACGGCGAGCCAACTGGGGGGCGCAAACAATCCCTGATCGTAAAACTCGATTGTCGCGGACTCCTTGAACAGGGCGATTTTGCGCTGCAGCCCCTCGGGTACCGACATGTGGGCACAGTCCTGCCAGAATTCCGAGTCTTCGCGTTGATTGAGGTGGTAGTGCAGAATGATGAAGTCCCGAACCCGCTCATACTCCAGACTCATCCAGCGGTTGAACGCCTCGCGCCCCACCGCGCCACTTTTGCTATTGTGGAAGAATTCCACCAGTTTGAAAACGGCCATTTGAATCAGGTAGATACTGGTGGACTCCAACGGTTCCAGAAAGCCGCTGGATAGCCCAATGGCAATGACGTTTTTATCCCAACTGCGCGCCCTCGCCCCCGCCTCAAAGCGAATCAGGTTGGGGTCGCTCTGAGGTGCGCCGTTGAGCGAGCCAATCAATTGGGCGCAAGCCTCATCGTCACTGATGGACCGACTGTCGTATACCTGGCCATTACCGGTGCGCTCCTGCAAAGGGATACGCCATTGCCACCCGGTGGTGGTAGCCGTCGAGCGCGTGAACGATGGCGGCTCTGAAAGCGCACCACTGGCGATCGCCACGGCCCGGTCACAGGGGAGCCAGTGCTTCCAGCTGTTGAATGGCACACCCAGTGTCTGCCCCAGTAACAGCGAACGAAAGCCGGAGCAGTCAATAAACAGATCACCCTCGATGCGCTCTCCGGACTCCAGGGTGAGCGCCGCAACACCACCATCAGACTCGCGCGGAATAACCGACTGTATCCGACCTTCGGTGCGGGTAACACCACGCTGCTCCGCATACGCACGCAGATACCCTGCGTAGCGGGAAGCATCCAGGTGGAACGCATAACCATAGCCGAATTCAGAGTGCTCGGGCGGCGGCGCAAAGCGGCCGAGCCGGGCGGCCTGTGCCGCCAGAGAAAATGCATCCAGGTTAAGCTCGGGCCACTCATCCCGGGTGCGCAACCAGTAATGATGGAAGTCGATGCCGTCGATATCACCACCAAACGCACTGAAGGGATGCAGATAACGGCTGGTCTCGCGTCCCCAGCCAACAAATTCAATGGCCAGCTTGTAGGTCGCCTGAGTCGCGTGAATGAACTCGCGCTCATCAATGCCCAACAACGCGTTGAAATAGCGGATGTGTGGAATCGTAGCCTCACCGACACCGACGGTGCCGATCTGCTCGGACTCAATCAGTTGTAGGCTTACACGGGAGGGTAGCAACCGTGCCAATGCCGCAGCGCTCATCCAGCCCGCCGTGCCGCCGCCCACGATGACAATACGCTGGGGTCCTACCGTCATGCTGATTGCCTCACTGCGATTATTATTCAATACCGGCATTATCCCGACTCAGCAGAGCCTGAGCAAACCATAAAAAAAGGCGCAACCGATTAAGGTTGCGCCTTTCTTGGCCCGGGTCCAGCCGTGTGTTTAGAACACGGCTTTCACGGTCAGAGCCACACGACGGTCATTGACGAACCAGGAGCGGCCGGTCTCGCGACCTTCACCATCCAGTGTCATCAGGGTTTCCGTCTGGGTGTTGGCCAGGTTGGTACCCTGCAGGCCGATGGAGATTTCATCGGTCAGCTGGTAAGTCACCGAGCCATCCAGGAAGCCCGCGTCGTTGTTCCAGATCGGCTGGCCACTGATCACGTCACGAGTGGTCACCAGATACTTGGAGCGCCAGTTGTAAGCCAGGCGCGCCGACCAATCGCCCTTCTCGTACATCGCTACGAGGTTGGCGGTGTGCTCAGACTGGCCACGCAGGGGAAGACCAGACAAAGCCGCCGGATCGAATGCTTCCAGACCAGGCTGCGGCGTCGGGTTATCTTCCGGGTCCGCTTCGGTGGCGATACCGCTGCCAGAGAAGTTCGGAATACCTTCGGAGTCAATGTAGGTATAGTTCGCCTGGATACCAAAGCCATCAAACGGTTCTGGCAGCATGTCGTAGAACTGCTGGTAAGCCAGCTCGATACCCTGCAGCTTACCTTCCTCACCGTTGCGGGTGGTGGTGAACTCAACCGTCTGAGTCGTTCCGGTGCTCGGGTTGGTGAAGGTTCTCGGCAGCGCACCTTCGATAAAGAAGTTCTTGAGATCTTTATAGAAGATACTGGCAGTCAACGAACCGACCGGTGCGAAGTACCACTCCAGAGAGGCATCCCACTGAATGGACTCCATGGGCTGCAGCGCCGGGTTACCACCGTTACCGGTCCAGACGACATCGCCGACTGACAGGATGTCGGTACCGCTGTCTTCGGGTCCGGGTTCAACCGGGGCGTCTTCATCGATCGGCACACGGGTGGTGTTCAAGCCACGGGCGCCCAACACAGCCTGGTTACGCACTTCCGACATATCCGGCAGCGCAATGGCCTTGGACACGGCAAAGCGGCTGATCAGATCATCGGTCAGCTCAACCTTCAAGTTGAAGCTTGGCAGTACACCGTCCCATTCAGCGGTTTCACCCAGCTCGTTTTCATCGTAGTCGTTACCGAAGGCTTTCTCGGTATCACTCAACCAGTTGTTGGCATCGCGGGAGTAGGACAACAGAGTGTTGACTTCATCCAGCCAGTCCTGTTCCGACTCAAACAGCGCCGGATCGAACGGTCCCACCTGATCTTCCGCCCACTTGCGGATGGCGCCGCGGTCGGTCAGATCGGTTGGCGCACCATCCGGATACGGCTGACCAATCAGGTCAGGGAACTGCACCGAACCGGCCGCATCGCGGGTCAGCTCGACATAGCGCAGACCGATGTTACCGCTGTAGCGCACAGCAGACGCATCGGAACCGAAGTCCAGACGAACATAAGCCGCTTTGTTGGTTTCGGTGGTGTCATAAACTTCTGCCGGAGCAAAATAAGTGCCCGGAATCACCTCATCACGAGTGGCATACGGCTCCCAGACACCCTCGGCGCCCGGGTTGTTCTGGGGCAGAGTACGACCGGCGATGACGTCTTTCAACAACTGTTCGGAGGGGAAGATGAAGCCGTCACCGGGGATAGCCACTACGTCACCGCGGTGGAAGTCGGACCAGTCGACATATTCAAAATCGTCGCGGATTTCCGGGTCGAGCTCGGACAACCACAGCGCACCTTCGCCACCGTTCGGCGCCCACTCGGCACCGATGTGCCCCCAGTTATAGGAGGTGCTACGAACGATCTGGTTACGCTCGGCATAGCGCACACCGGCCTTGACAGAGCGGAAGAAATCGCCATTGTCGAGGTAGTGGGTCATGTCGAACCGGGCAGCCCGGGATTCACCCTCGGAGCGCTCGTAGTGGTCCATGGCCGAACGCAGCCAGTAGGAATCCAGATCCTGGAAGTAGTTGCTGTCGCCTGCCGGGTCGTTGGAGAAACCCGGGAAATCGGTGTCGTACCACTCAGGATTGGCGTCGCGACGACCATCCCAGGGTTCAACAATGGCCAGGCGAGGCGTATCACCCAGCAGGCTGAAGTTCTGCAGCGCGTACAGGCCGCTAGCAACCTGCAGGTCGTCATCTTCGGTGGTGGCATCGACAAACTGTAAATCACCCTCGAATTCCCACGCGTCGCTCGGAGTCCACTTCACGTTGAAGCTCAGATCGTCCACGATGGTGCGGGTGTCTTTGTAGCGGGTATCGGCCTGGAACTTCTGACCGAAGTAATCGTTGGTGGTGGCATAGCCTTCCGGCGCATCGCCTTCACCTTCCCAGCCGCGGGGTACACGGCCTTCACCGCCGCGCCAGCCACCACCGTCGGTGATATAGCCGGATTCAAAGATGCTGTCGCTGTCGAACGCAAACTCGGTGCCAGGGTACGGACGGGCACGACGGCTCTCGCTCACGGTGCCATCGTCATTCTCTTCACCGTAGCCACCCTGGTATTTAACGGCATTCTCTTTCCAGCTCAGACGGGCGTCGGAGCGCAGGAACTCGGCGGTCGCTTCCAGGGTTTCATCGGGGCTGGCCCACTGAACGGCAGCGGCAAAGCCCTGACGGACCCGGTCATCTTCTTTGGTGAAGAAGTTCGAACCGTTGGTCATCCACACTTGGCCATCTTCCATGGCAACGCTCTCGGGCGCTCCCAGGGTGGCTGCCTGGTACTTCACGAAGGCATCACTCTGGATACCGTGGGAGGTACCGATCAGCTCGGAGTAGGAAGCGTTCACCAGAAGGCCGAACTCACCCAGGTCCTCCGTCATCCAGCGGTTGCTGTACAGCGCGGATACCGTGGGGGAGGCCTCTTCGGCCATATCGCCATAGGAGACATCGCCGGTAAAGGCGATCATCTGGCCATCCTGATCGAAGGGTTTACGGGTTTTCAGACTGACCGTACCACCAATACCACCTTCAATCATGTCGGCGGACTGGTTTTTGTACAGGTCGACACCGGCCATCAGCTCCGGCGGCACGTCCTGGAAGTTCAGGCCACGACCGGAGTTGGCGGTAAAGGAGTCACGACCGTTGAACTCGCTTCGGGTGGCACTCATACCGCGGATTACCGCGCCACTGCCTTCAACACCGAAGTGATCCGGGTCATCCGGGGCCTGGAAGCGCTCGATCGATACGCCGGGCATACGCTGCATGGCTTCGAGCACGCTGCGGTCAGGCAGTGAGCCGATGTCTTCTGCGGAAATGGCATCGACAAAAGTGTCTGCGTTGCGTTTGATGTCCTGGGCGTTTTCCAGGTTCTGGCGAACGCCGCTGACGACGATTTCTTCTAGGAGAGGAGACTCTTCAGACGCGTTTTGCGCCAAAGAGGGTGAACCCATTGCCATAACACACATGGCAAGCATCGACTTTTTGAAGGTGATGCCTTTCTTAACGTTGTCGCGATAAACCATAGCGCTTTACCCCGTTGTTATTATGTAACACAGTATCGACCGGCAGCGCGCCCAGAGGAACTCAACTGCCTGCAAACACTTACCTGATTATTCTGTAATAGTCATTCAGACCACTATATCGATAGTGCACCATGTTCAACTAATAGTCAAATAGTAAATTAGACGAAAATGTGGCATCTGTAACCTCCCTTTATGAGACCTGTCTATCAGCCTTGAATACTGCCTGATACGCCGTTTTGTCATACAATAAGGACCAACACTCGACCTTTATGCCTTGCATCGCTATAATCGCGGCACCCGCTACCCCCTCCGGTTCTGAGCGGATAGCGGACCGTTCCTAGAAGGTTTCAGGAAGATTTGCGCAAAATCACTACTATTTACTAACCACCAATCGGGATGTGTACTGTGGCCAACAACAATCCATCTACTACGCGACCACACAGCCGAGTCGAACCCCTGAACGAGCCGGACAACGTTCTTCCGGGGCTTTCCATCGACAACCTGATTTTCGGCCTGGATCACGGCCAGCTCAAAATCATGCTGGTCAAGCACAATGTGGGCCCAGGCAAAGGCAAGTGGGCACTTCCCGGTGGGTTTATCAAACAGAATGAAAATCTGCGCGACGCCGCCGCCCGCCTGCTGGAAGAGCTGACCGGGGTGCGCGACCTCTACCTGGAACAGTTGAAAACCTTCGGTCGGGTGGACCGCTTCCCCAACGAGCGGGTGGTCACCATTGCCTACTACGCCCTGGTAAGCGCCGAAAACTACACCCTGGTGGCCGGCCGGAATACGTCCGACGCCATGTGGTTCGACGCCAAGGACCTGCCCGAGTTGATTTACGACCACTCCGAGATCGTCGATCACGGCCTGAACTTCCTGCGCCACAAAGTCTGCCACGAGCCCATCGGCTTCAACCTGCTGCCGGAGAAGTTCACCCTGCTGCAACTGCAGGAGCTTTACGAGGCCATCCTGGACGTCAAGCTGGACAAGCCCAACTTCCGCCGCAAGATGATGAAGATGAACCTGCTGGCACCCTGCAACGAAAAGCAGAAAGGCGTACCGCACCGGGCGGCAAACCTGTACCGGTTTGATTCGGCCGCCTATGAGCGCCTGACCGATAAAGGGTTCTCGTTCGAGTTCTGACCTACCCTTTCCGGGGTCCTCCTATCCCTTCAGGCACCCACCGGGTGCCCATCGCTT from Marinimicrobium koreense encodes:
- a CDS encoding tryptophan halogenase family protein, with amino-acid sequence MTVGPQRIVIVGGGTAGWMSAAALARLLPSRVSLQLIESEQIGTVGVGEATIPHIRYFNALLGIDEREFIHATQATYKLAIEFVGWGRETSRYLHPFSAFGGDIDGIDFHHYWLRTRDEWPELNLDAFSLAAQAARLGRFAPPPEHSEFGYGYAFHLDASRYAGYLRAYAEQRGVTRTEGRIQSVIPRESDGGVAALTLESGERIEGDLFIDCSGFRSLLLGQTLGVPFNSWKHWLPCDRAVAIASGALSEPPSFTRSTATTTGWQWRIPLQERTGNGQVYDSRSISDDEACAQLIGSLNGAPQSDPNLIRFEAGARARSWDKNVIAIGLSSGFLEPLESTSIYLIQMAVFKLVEFFHNSKSGAVGREAFNRWMSLEYERVRDFIILHYHLNQREDSEFWQDCAHMSVPEGLQRKIALFKESATIEFYDQGLFAPPSWLAVYLGQGLNPEAIDPRVAQQPVASLKGPLEQLANHLNRTAQALPLHREVLARGGVAPSAAAPMSLYGGRYG
- a CDS encoding tryptophan halogenase family protein, whose amino-acid sequence is MDNRVRKVMIVGGGTAGWMAAAAMAKVLKNQYCDIQLVESDSIGTVGVGEATIPQIQLFNQMLGLDENEFIRRTQGTFKLGIQFVNWGHIGERYLHAFGEVGKDMEGVQFYHYWLKLFQAGEAPNIDAYTLNCQAVEQGRFMRPVDAGNSPLSRIAYAFHFDAARYAMFLRDYAMERGVRRREGKIERVSLRPDDGFIESITLDDGETLEADLFIDCSGFRGLLIEQALKTGYEKWSRWLPCDRAVAVPCAKVAEPVPYTRSTAHSAGWQWRIPLQHRTGNGHVYCSQFISDDEAADTLLKNLDGEPLADPKFIRFTTGKRLKFWNKNCVALGLASGFMEPLESTSIHLVQSGIAKLMSLFPNRNFDQEDIDEYNRQVDFEYTRIRDFLIAHYHVTQRDDSEFWNYCRTMDVPDTLKQKMNHYRKNGRIFRTNEELFNETSWLEVMHGQGLKAEGYHPIVDTLSKDEIARRLESIRNVINKSVEYMPMHSEFIAKHCAAPANTE
- a CDS encoding NUDIX hydrolase, with product MANNNPSTTRPHSRVEPLNEPDNVLPGLSIDNLIFGLDHGQLKIMLVKHNVGPGKGKWALPGGFIKQNENLRDAAARLLEELTGVRDLYLEQLKTFGRVDRFPNERVVTIAYYALVSAENYTLVAGRNTSDAMWFDAKDLPELIYDHSEIVDHGLNFLRHKVCHEPIGFNLLPEKFTLLQLQELYEAILDVKLDKPNFRRKMMKMNLLAPCNEKQKGVPHRAANLYRFDSAAYERLTDKGFSFEF
- a CDS encoding TonB-dependent receptor codes for the protein MVYRDNVKKGITFKKSMLAMCVMAMGSPSLAQNASEESPLLEEIVVSGVRQNLENAQDIKRNADTFVDAISAEDIGSLPDRSVLEAMQRMPGVSIERFQAPDDPDHFGVEGSGAVIRGMSATRSEFNGRDSFTANSGRGLNFQDVPPELMAGVDLYKNQSADMIEGGIGGTVSLKTRKPFDQDGQMIAFTGDVSYGDMAEEASPTVSALYSNRWMTEDLGEFGLLVNASYSELIGTSHGIQSDAFVKYQAATLGAPESVAMEDGQVWMTNGSNFFTKEDDRVRQGFAAAVQWASPDETLEATAEFLRSDARLSWKENAVKYQGGYGEENDDGTVSESRRARPYPGTEFAFDSDSIFESGYITDGGGWRGGEGRVPRGWEGEGDAPEGYATTNDYFGQKFQADTRYKDTRTIVDDLSFNVKWTPSDAWEFEGDLQFVDATTEDDDLQVASGLYALQNFSLLGDTPRLAIVEPWDGRRDANPEWYDTDFPGFSNDPAGDSNYFQDLDSYWLRSAMDHYERSEGESRAARFDMTHYLDNGDFFRSVKAGVRYAERNQIVRSTSYNWGHIGAEWAPNGGEGALWLSELDPEIRDDFEYVDWSDFHRGDVVAIPGDGFIFPSEQLLKDVIAGRTLPQNNPGAEGVWEPYATRDEVIPGTYFAPAEVYDTTETNKAAYVRLDFGSDASAVRYSGNIGLRYVELTRDAAGSVQFPDLIGQPYPDGAPTDLTDRGAIRKWAEDQVGPFDPALFESEQDWLDEVNTLLSYSRDANNWLSDTEKAFGNDYDENELGETAEWDGVLPSFNLKVELTDDLISRFAVSKAIALPDMSEVRNQAVLGARGLNTTRVPIDEDAPVEPGPEDSGTDILSVGDVVWTGNGGNPALQPMESIQWDASLEWYFAPVGSLTASIFYKDLKNFFIEGALPRTFTNPSTGTTQTVEFTTTRNGEEGKLQGIELAYQQFYDMLPEPFDGFGIQANYTYIDSEGIPNFSGSGIATEADPEDNPTPQPGLEAFDPAALSGLPLRGQSEHTANLVAMYEKGDWSARLAYNWRSKYLVTTRDVISGQPIWNNDAGFLDGSVTYQLTDEISIGLQGTNLANTQTETLMTLDGEGRETGRSWFVNDRRVALTVKAVF
- a CDS encoding tryptophan 7-halogenase; translated protein: MDKANLEHLVVVGNGLVAAGTVVTLARFLSRYGARVTWIRTGEDDVSPVEVAQPPFLEWLAMVGLPERDLMVRAQGLFSLGVLGQGTKGEFFMPYGRHGIPAAPASFEHEFFRACAPDKQARFNEHFLATQAARRGRFDFPVNDPRSVKSTLRYGMNLDKGAMRTLLAEYADSLGVSAVRCTRLSVEADPQFGIQRLRLDDDESVQGDFYLDATGDEALLIGQGLGVPLEEASALWSYHWVGRGGTTLDWMPYSTLTQQVWGWQRAVDTQQSGVVERWVSPGETAEQATAKMQSQDCDWVKYPLQWGQRETPWRHNCLALGRAAGQPGELLCSEWHRACQSLLLWLELLPDAAGRPALRSEFNRRDRALFESWRELHELLILAGDPRSEAVTESLRWRLQVFESFGRLWRRDQEPLPDETQLALLIGLGWRSASADNLLAEASPEDLRRKHQRIYDTLVSAAERMPTLKQVIQHHCPAVV